CACCCTGCAGGCGGCCCCGGCCGGCGATCGCCGGGTCACCGCCCCGGTCCCCGGACGGCTGCAGGCCCCGGAGGGGGGCTTCCCCGAGGCCGGCCAGCAGGTGGCCAGCGGGGAGGTGCTGGCCCGCATCGTGCCCCGCCTGGGCACGGGCACTGACCTGGCCACCCTGCGCCTGGCGGTGACCGAGGCCGAGTCCGAGTACCGCATGGCCCGGCGCGAGCGGCGGCGTCTGGAGGGGCTGCTGGCCAAGGATGCGGTGCCCGAGCGCCGGGTGGCCGAGGCCCGCTCCCGGGCACGGGTGGCCCAGGCCCGGCTGGAGGCGGCCCGCCAGCGCCTCGCCGCCTACCAGGCGGAAAAGGGGAAGGGCGACGGGCCCGCCGGGGTACCGGTGCTCGCCGGGGCCGAGGGCCGGGTCGCCGAGCTGCGCGCCACGCCGGGCACCCAGGTGCGGGAGGGGGACGCCCTGATGCGAGTGGTGAACCGGCGCCGGCTGTGGCTGGTGGCCCGGGTCCCCGAGGCGGAGGCGAGCCGGCTGAAGCGGCCCACCGGCGCCTGGGTCACGCCCACCGGACACGACCGCGCCCTCAAGGTGGACACCGCCGCGGGCGCCCACCTGCTGTCCGCCGGTCAGACGGTGGACCCCGAGACCCGCACGGTACCGGTGACCTTCGCCCTGGCCAATCCGGGCGACCTGCGCGCTGGCACCAGCGCGGCGGTGCGGGTCTGGACCGGCAAGGGCGCCAAGTCCCTGGCCGTGCCGACGGCGGCGGTGCAGAAGGAGGCCGGGGAGGCGGTGGTCTACGTCCAGACCAGCGGCGAGGCCTTCGCCCGTCGCCCGGTAACCCTGGGCACCCAGGAGGGCGGGTACGTGGCGGTCACCAGCGGCCTGGAGCCCGGCGAGCGGGTGGTGACCCAGGGCAGCTACCTGGTCCGCCTGGCCGCCAGCGGCGATACCGGGGCCGGACACGGCCACGCGCATTAGCTCTAGCCGGCTATTTCGCGCATCGGGACGCCCCCGGTAGAGAAGGTGTAGGAGCGGTCTCCAGGCCGCGACCCGCTGGCACTGACTAATTAGGCCGCGGGTTTGCTGAAGAGCAGCTACCGCAACCCAGTTCCGGGAAGCCTGGCTGCGGGCAGGGCTGAAGAGCGTCTACCAGGAATGGCGGCTTCGCTTTTGGAAGTCGCGACCTGGAGATCGCTCCTACAACGGTAAGCAGCCCGCCGTACCCTTTCCGCATCCCCGTTTAGGAACCTCCATGATCGGCAAAATCGTCCAATGGTCCCTCAAGTTCCGGCTGTTCGTGCTGGCGGGGGCCGCCCTGCTGCTGGCCTGGGGAATCGTTGAGTCCATGCGCAGCCCGGTGGACGTCTTCCCCGA
This Thiohalorhabdus sp. Cl-TMA DNA region includes the following protein-coding sequences:
- a CDS encoding efflux RND transporter periplasmic adaptor subunit, which translates into the protein MAMTTEHFFRRPAVLLPGLLAVLLAACDGGAGHSHGEEGRGHDHVAEPGSSAASERPSRVVTRFNDATELFVEYPVLVAGEASRFAAHLTWLDGYQPVDSGRLTVTLNRDGKVVAGFRVGRPTRGGLYTPEVTPREAGTFTMVLTWEEGDRRTVHRLEGVRVYASRAEAPKQLAAGGEGDITFLKEQQWRLPFGTAVATERRLRATVPATGTLQAAPAGDRRVTAPVPGRLQAPEGGFPEAGQQVASGEVLARIVPRLGTGTDLATLRLAVTEAESEYRMARRERRRLEGLLAKDAVPERRVAEARSRARVAQARLEAARQRLAAYQAEKGKGDGPAGVPVLAGAEGRVAELRATPGTQVREGDALMRVVNRRRLWLVARVPEAEASRLKRPTGAWVTPTGHDRALKVDTAAGAHLLSAGQTVDPETRTVPVTFALANPGDLRAGTSAAVRVWTGKGAKSLAVPTAAVQKEAGEAVVYVQTSGEAFARRPVTLGTQEGGYVAVTSGLEPGERVVTQGSYLVRLAASGDTGAGHGHAH